From Myxococcota bacterium, one genomic window encodes:
- the hisS gene encoding histidine--tRNA ligase — protein MPDLFSTELQTRRFIIGKAIHVFENYGLSEIQTPILEELSLFVRSVGESSDIVTKEMYALEDRDGTMICMRPEGTAGAVRALVQNNLLSAEQEAKIFYTGSMFRRERPQKGRLREFCQVGAEFLGCASASADIEFLAMVHDWLASLPIGPIKLAINSLGEPEERQVFMQALRAYFEPLTEQLCADCQRRMTQNTLRILDCKNPSCISLVEKAPRILDFFGADSKGHFEEVLNGLSKLGVAYEVSHKLVRGLDYYTRTVFEFIAESGLGAQNTVAGGGRYDGLVEELGGPKTPAIGMAAGVERLAILMQESGFALAEKRPDLSLVYADDIGRAKALELLFALRRKGMTVDFEHKPKSVKAQMRRADRLRAKEVLVLGQREVESDSAKIKSLDSGEMRDVTLSAL, from the coding sequence ATGCCTGATTTATTTTCGACCGAATTGCAAACGAGACGCTTTATTATTGGCAAAGCGATTCACGTCTTTGAAAATTATGGCTTATCCGAAATTCAGACCCCCATTTTAGAAGAGTTAAGCCTTTTTGTTCGAAGCGTCGGCGAGTCCTCGGACATTGTTACGAAAGAAATGTACGCGCTCGAAGACCGTGATGGGACGATGATTTGCATGCGCCCAGAAGGTACCGCTGGTGCGGTGCGGGCGTTGGTACAAAACAACCTGCTGTCTGCAGAACAAGAAGCAAAGATTTTCTACACAGGCTCGATGTTTAGACGCGAACGCCCCCAAAAAGGCCGTTTGCGAGAGTTTTGCCAGGTTGGCGCTGAATTTCTAGGCTGTGCCAGCGCAAGCGCAGACATTGAGTTTTTGGCGATGGTGCATGACTGGCTGGCTTCTCTTCCCATTGGTCCAATCAAATTAGCGATCAACAGTCTGGGCGAGCCTGAAGAGCGCCAAGTTTTCATGCAAGCTCTACGCGCGTATTTCGAGCCTCTAACCGAACAGCTTTGTGCCGATTGCCAAAGACGCATGACGCAAAACACGCTTCGTATCTTGGATTGCAAAAACCCTAGCTGCATCTCTTTGGTTGAAAAAGCGCCTCGCATCTTGGATTTTTTTGGCGCTGACTCCAAAGGGCATTTTGAAGAAGTTTTGAATGGGTTATCTAAACTAGGCGTAGCCTACGAAGTGTCGCACAAATTGGTACGGGGGCTGGATTATTATACCCGCACCGTATTTGAATTCATCGCCGAATCGGGGCTTGGTGCTCAAAACACCGTGGCCGGCGGTGGTCGTTATGACGGTTTAGTCGAAGAACTCGGCGGCCCAAAAACCCCTGCCATCGGCATGGCAGCCGGCGTCGAACGCTTAGCAATTCTAATGCAAGAAAGCGGCTTCGCGCTTGCTGAGAAACGGCCTGATCTAAGCCTGGTCTATGCCGATGACATCGGCCGAGCGAAGGCTCTAGAGCTCTTATTCGCATTGCGACGCAAAGGTATGACGGTTGATTTCGAGCACAAACCTAAAAGCGTCAAAGCCCAAATGCGCAGAGCAGACAGGCTACGCGCCAAAGAAGTATTAGTGCTAGGCCAACGCGAAGTCGAAAGCGACAGCGCGAAGATTAAATCATTAGATTCCGGCGAAATGAGAGATGTAACCCTCTCCGCTCTATAA
- a CDS encoding thermonuclease family protein, translating into MMRLLFLFGFLQISPLFAASYPQTDVVLDGKKVKVYFNDGDTFRVLTGPLAGKSSRIRGINSLESYGSVHQWGNWRADELFDNSKDATKHARAGTWHCTLDDSHDVYGRLLADCSDLSTSMVENGFAHVMFVSTKESDDSLIEAQQKAMHDRVGMWKKGVVDYILTSAHSPEERELKGGAYDRFVSTSTGLSLVKKHTNSYKSCTIVDYAPKANTTASTLVYVPFEHRYGAARASCL; encoded by the coding sequence ATGATGCGTCTATTATTCTTGTTCGGGTTTCTACAAATTTCGCCACTTTTTGCAGCAAGTTATCCACAAACGGATGTCGTTTTGGATGGTAAAAAGGTTAAGGTTTACTTCAACGACGGAGATACATTCAGAGTTTTAACAGGTCCGCTAGCCGGAAAAAGTAGCCGTATTCGAGGCATTAACTCTCTGGAATCCTACGGATCAGTCCACCAATGGGGCAACTGGCGAGCAGATGAGCTGTTCGACAATTCTAAAGACGCGACCAAACATGCGCGAGCCGGCACCTGGCACTGCACATTAGATGATAGCCACGATGTTTATGGCAGGCTACTCGCGGACTGCTCTGATCTATCGACCAGCATGGTAGAAAATGGTTTTGCGCACGTCATGTTCGTCAGCACCAAAGAAAGCGACGACTCACTGATTGAAGCTCAACAAAAAGCAATGCATGACAGGGTCGGAATGTGGAAAAAAGGTGTTGTGGATTACATCCTAACTTCTGCACACAGCCCTGAGGAACGCGAACTCAAAGGCGGCGCTTATGACCGGTTTGTTTCAACTTCCACTGGCCTGTCTTTAGTCAAAAAGCACACAAACTCATATAAGAGCTGCACCATCGTCGATTACGCCCCTAAAGCGAACACGACTGCTTCGACTTTAGTCTACGTCCCATTCGAACATCGCTACGGCGCTGCACGAGCTTCTTGCCTATAA
- a CDS encoding hydroxyacid dehydrogenase: protein MIRILISDKLSPEAIDVLKGNPAFSVDVGMEHLSQIGDYEALLVRSQTQVTAELLQKADKLKLIGRAGIGLDNIDLDAARQKNIEVVNTPQGNLVSTAEHTVALMMSLARHIPQATASMKAGAWEKSKFMGTELRDKTLGIIGLGQVGQIVAELAQGLRMKVVAYDPVAKSDLLVSLDSLYAQADFITIHVPLLPQTRHMLSTDAFKKMKKGVRIIHAARGGIVDEAALFGALEAGFVAGAALDVFEQEPPKEISPLIKHPNVILTPHLAASTREAQDRVGFQLAEKTKQFFSVK, encoded by the coding sequence ATGATTCGAATTCTGATTTCCGACAAGCTCTCTCCTGAAGCCATCGATGTGCTGAAAGGCAACCCCGCATTCTCAGTAGATGTCGGCATGGAGCATTTAAGCCAAATCGGCGACTACGAAGCCCTGCTGGTGCGCAGTCAGACACAGGTAACCGCTGAGCTCCTTCAAAAAGCCGACAAGCTGAAGCTCATTGGCCGCGCTGGCATCGGCCTCGACAACATCGATCTAGATGCTGCTCGCCAAAAAAACATCGAAGTCGTCAATACACCTCAAGGAAATCTAGTCAGTACCGCGGAGCACACCGTTGCACTGATGATGTCGCTCGCTCGGCATATCCCTCAGGCAACTGCCAGCATGAAAGCCGGTGCCTGGGAAAAATCCAAATTCATGGGCACGGAGCTGCGTGATAAAACGTTAGGCATCATCGGGCTTGGCCAAGTAGGCCAGATCGTTGCCGAGTTAGCGCAAGGCCTACGCATGAAAGTAGTCGCGTATGATCCCGTGGCTAAAAGCGACTTACTGGTTTCACTGGACAGCCTGTATGCACAGGCCGATTTCATCACCATTCACGTGCCATTATTGCCTCAAACCAGGCATATGTTATCAACCGATGCCTTCAAAAAAATGAAAAAAGGCGTTCGCATCATTCATGCCGCTAGAGGCGGCATTGTTGATGAGGCAGCTTTATTTGGTGCACTGGAAGCTGGCTTCGTTGCAGGTGCAGCACTCGATGTTTTCGAACAGGAACCACCAAAAGAAATCAGCCCACTGATCAAGCATCCAAATGTTATTTTGACACCTCATTTGGCAGCATCGACTCGAGAAGCACAGGATAGAGTTGGATTTCAGCTCGCTGAAAAAACAAAACAGTTCTTCTCGGTCAAATGA
- a CDS encoding GH3 auxin-responsive promoter family protein, with protein MSLRAFGLKFWLRPYARQFLKDLKRPKRVQDRVLSQLTSQLSGTKYGLLFNVKGGDNYEQYCKKVPIVTYDKLKHWIDRQRTHESNILVNEPVVRYAFSGDKQSFPYTRSLERSFYRLFAIKAANTALNSKNIEPILAHYKSRWTQQPTPFPHSLLHDQPLHVEGPLMVKLQQSDAMLPLLSEVFYEFMSADKSVLRVHEIEAGKIYDLIISQKSGLYRYHIGIRVLASEPFRNTPSFQVIHDSNSDFRQALS; from the coding sequence ATGTCCCTTCGCGCCTTTGGCTTAAAATTTTGGCTCAGACCTTATGCACGCCAGTTTTTGAAAGATTTGAAACGTCCCAAGCGCGTTCAGGACCGGGTATTATCGCAGCTCACAAGCCAACTGAGCGGTACGAAGTATGGCTTACTTTTCAATGTGAAAGGCGGCGATAATTATGAACAATATTGCAAGAAAGTACCTATTGTTACCTATGATAAATTAAAACATTGGATTGATCGCCAACGCACTCATGAGAGCAATATTCTGGTCAATGAACCGGTCGTTCGATATGCATTTTCTGGTGACAAGCAATCTTTTCCGTACACACGAAGTCTCGAGCGATCTTTCTATCGCCTCTTTGCGATTAAGGCCGCCAACACGGCTTTAAACAGTAAAAACATTGAACCGATTTTAGCACATTACAAATCACGTTGGACACAGCAGCCAACGCCGTTCCCGCACAGTTTGCTTCATGACCAGCCTTTGCATGTCGAAGGCCCTTTGATGGTCAAGCTCCAGCAGAGCGACGCCATGCTGCCGCTTCTATCCGAAGTCTTTTACGAATTTATGAGCGCCGATAAATCAGTACTTCGTGTTCATGAAATCGAGGCTGGAAAAATTTACGATCTGATCATTAGCCAAAAGTCTGGACTATATCGCTATCATATCGGTATACGCGTATTGGCTAGCGAACCTTTTCGAAATACGCCCTCTTTCCAGGTGATTCATGATTCGAATTCTGATTTCCGACAAGCTCTCTCCTGA
- the yihA gene encoding ribosome biogenesis GTP-binding protein YihA/YsxC, giving the protein MEALRLEKAKFLLSVPSVELLPAGDMTEIAFFGRSNVGKSSLLNFLAGQKSLARVSKTPGRTRALNLFEAELEKKKIWFLDLPGHGYAKLSLTERDTLSDLLSDYIEKREQLNVMIHLLDCRRDPKEEDIEISRQFREHVPYYLVVMTKIDQLPLSKRKDMQKRFARILEISSDQCFAVSSNEHLGREELLMRISRIASQPIVR; this is encoded by the coding sequence ATGGAAGCTCTTAGGCTCGAAAAAGCTAAATTTTTATTGTCAGTACCCAGCGTCGAGCTTTTGCCAGCCGGCGACATGACCGAAATCGCCTTTTTTGGGCGCTCAAACGTTGGCAAATCTTCTTTGCTGAATTTTCTCGCTGGCCAAAAAAGCCTGGCCCGGGTTTCGAAAACCCCTGGGCGTACCCGCGCTTTGAACTTATTTGAAGCAGAGCTTGAAAAAAAGAAGATTTGGTTTCTAGATTTGCCTGGGCACGGTTACGCTAAGCTATCTTTAACAGAACGCGACACGCTGTCCGACTTGCTGTCAGACTATATCGAAAAACGTGAGCAGCTAAACGTGATGATTCATTTGCTGGATTGCAGGCGGGACCCCAAAGAAGAAGACATCGAAATCAGCCGGCAATTTCGGGAACATGTTCCCTACTACTTGGTCGTCATGACTAAAATCGATCAACTGCCATTATCTAAACGCAAAGATATGCAAAAGCGATTTGCTCGCATTTTAGAAATATCATCGGACCAGTGTTTCGCTGTTTCATCCAATGAGCATCTAGGCAGAGAAGAATTACTCATGAGAATTAGCCGTATTGCTTCCCAGCCTATTGTTAGATAG
- the murD gene encoding UDP-N-acetylmuramoyl-L-alanine--D-glutamate ligase, translating to MKIGVVGRGRSGKAAFDWLTLQGESPEFLDDVDGNLTPDSVMPFDALVLSPGVPRRHPAIEAAIKHNKPIYNEIELASKALVGCRFVGITGTNGKSTTTALLGHILAQEQPDVFVGGNLGRPLCEALIAGERPRLAVLELSSFQLETIKQLSLDVAILLNLTPDHLDRYDSAQHYYDVKKQIFELLKSEGVRIELPSSELPPGFKAPAKLIGTHNMQNIRAAVLAAQALGVSDAVIQCGLDSFPGIAHRLEILGEKNGVTWINDSKATTVESVLAALDCFSAGVHLILGGLGKQASYRPLVPACHGKVRAVYLIGQDAQRIEDAFAGHEAGINIYRAETLEKAVQLAFQEAVQGETVLLSPSCASYDQFKSFEDRGNKFRSMFHGL from the coding sequence ATGAAGATAGGTGTGGTAGGGCGCGGGCGCTCGGGTAAAGCGGCTTTTGATTGGTTAACGCTGCAGGGCGAATCACCTGAATTTTTAGATGATGTTGATGGCAACTTGACGCCGGATTCGGTGATGCCGTTTGATGCATTGGTGCTATCGCCCGGTGTTCCCCGAAGGCATCCGGCCATCGAGGCAGCGATTAAGCACAATAAGCCGATTTATAATGAGATCGAGCTAGCAAGCAAAGCGCTTGTGGGCTGCAGATTTGTTGGCATCACGGGCACTAATGGCAAGTCGACGACCACGGCACTGCTGGGTCATATTCTTGCACAGGAGCAGCCGGACGTGTTTGTGGGCGGTAATTTAGGCAGGCCGCTTTGCGAGGCTTTAATTGCCGGGGAAAGACCACGGTTGGCGGTGCTTGAACTTTCTAGTTTTCAGCTTGAAACGATTAAGCAGCTCTCGTTGGATGTGGCCATTTTGCTTAACTTAACGCCGGATCATTTGGACCGGTATGATAGTGCCCAGCACTATTATGATGTCAAAAAGCAGATTTTTGAGCTTTTGAAGTCTGAAGGGGTTCGGATCGAATTGCCATCCAGCGAGTTGCCGCCGGGGTTTAAAGCACCGGCCAAGCTGATTGGCACGCATAATATGCAGAACATCCGCGCGGCGGTTTTGGCTGCGCAAGCGCTGGGTGTGTCCGATGCGGTGATACAGTGTGGTTTGGATAGCTTTCCCGGTATTGCGCACCGACTGGAAATATTAGGCGAAAAAAACGGCGTAACTTGGATTAACGATTCTAAGGCTACGACAGTTGAGTCGGTGCTGGCGGCGCTTGATTGTTTTTCTGCTGGTGTTCATTTGATTTTGGGTGGGCTGGGTAAGCAGGCTAGTTATCGGCCACTGGTCCCCGCTTGCCATGGCAAAGTGCGAGCAGTCTATCTTATTGGGCAAGATGCACAGCGGATAGAAGATGCTTTTGCTGGGCATGAGGCCGGCATCAATATTTATCGCGCTGAGACCTTGGAAAAAGCGGTGCAGCTGGCGTTTCAGGAAGCGGTTCAGGGGGAGACAGTGCTTTTATCGCCCTCTTGTGCGAGTTACGACCAATTTAAGAGTTTTGAAGATCGGGGCAACAAGTTTAGGAGTATGTTTCATGGTCTCTAA
- the mraY gene encoding phospho-N-acetylmuramoyl-pentapeptide-transferase gives MFLNFLYQQHFNFSFLNVLRYPSFRILMAAFTALLLSLFLFPWFIRRMQVFKFGQEIRKDGPQDHFKKQGTPTMGGLLILLAVTVSTLLWADLGHAGIWMLLWVMLGYGAIGAYDDYQKIKFKNTKGLSAPKKLFWQFFIGAVALGLYVYNFSSMPFSSELNMPFVAFERFHPELPIWLYFGFALFLLLGTSNAVNLTDGLDGLAIGPVLISCSVFLVLAYAAGTTLADFNIAKYLRIASVEGASELSVFCGAVIGAGVGFLWYNAYPALIFMGDVGSLALGGVLGLLAILTKNELLSALLHGAFLMEAVSVILQVASFKLRKKRIFKMAPIHHHFELLGWPEPRVIVRFWIFAGLLALLAITSLKLR, from the coding sequence ATGTTCCTTAACTTTTTGTACCAACAACATTTTAATTTTAGCTTTTTAAATGTTCTAAGGTATCCATCATTTAGAATTTTAATGGCTGCTTTTACAGCGCTGTTATTAAGTTTATTTTTATTTCCTTGGTTCATTAGGCGGATGCAGGTTTTCAAATTCGGCCAGGAAATTCGCAAAGATGGTCCACAGGATCATTTTAAAAAGCAAGGGACGCCTACCATGGGTGGGTTGTTAATTTTGTTGGCGGTCACTGTCTCGACTTTGCTTTGGGCAGATTTGGGCCACGCTGGCATTTGGATGCTTTTGTGGGTGATGCTTGGGTATGGCGCTATTGGCGCTTATGATGATTACCAAAAGATTAAGTTTAAAAACACCAAGGGTCTGTCTGCACCTAAGAAGTTGTTTTGGCAGTTTTTTATTGGCGCGGTTGCTCTGGGTTTGTATGTTTATAACTTTTCATCCATGCCGTTCTCATCTGAACTAAATATGCCTTTCGTGGCATTCGAGAGATTTCATCCGGAATTGCCGATTTGGCTCTATTTTGGTTTTGCGCTGTTTCTGCTTCTGGGAACATCGAATGCGGTGAACTTGACCGATGGTTTGGATGGCTTAGCCATTGGGCCAGTGTTGATTAGTTGCTCGGTGTTTTTGGTGCTTGCTTATGCGGCAGGAACAACTTTAGCGGATTTCAATATTGCGAAATATTTGCGGATTGCGTCGGTCGAAGGCGCTTCGGAGCTGTCGGTTTTTTGCGGTGCGGTGATAGGGGCTGGTGTTGGTTTTCTTTGGTATAACGCTTATCCAGCGCTGATTTTTATGGGGGATGTTGGCTCTTTGGCGCTCGGCGGCGTGCTGGGGTTATTGGCGATTTTGACGAAGAATGAGCTTCTTTCGGCACTGCTTCATGGGGCTTTTTTGATGGAAGCGGTGAGTGTGATTTTGCAGGTGGCATCGTTCAAGCTGCGCAAAAAACGCATTTTTAAGATGGCGCCCATTCATCATCATTTTGAATTGTTGGGTTGGCCAGAGCCTAGGGTGATCGTTCGCTTTTGGATTTTTGCTGGTTTACTGGCTTTGTTGGCCATTACATCGTTGAAGTTGAGATAG
- a CDS encoding U-box domain-containing protein, translated as MRVTWLTAYILLFSLTAAAQKSPVGPWLSIISNAEIKAQQIEEEAQRRSEMRITLFQSLITVGPTWEQIREKICQIINQIREAYVVYDPESKSLDELKDELAQLQFENQYPSEANEASDEFSLKPRPEQVAPFIPNLIQAGCMQSAPVKEPPSEFELTLMATYPAIICPLSGEIMTNPVVTSDGISYQKNAFEKAQKKGKFQKPVISFPNITLRQMIADLLDGTPGETILQNYHCAISLEPFQYPAVASDGHTYERNEITLWIAQFPFGHAIRSPIQGLPLSARTLINNYSFGQLLKQLKAHYLATISVAENDRSDPIIVYSPE; from the coding sequence ATGAGAGTAACCTGGCTTACCGCTTATATTCTTCTGTTTTCATTAACGGCGGCCGCTCAAAAAAGCCCAGTAGGCCCTTGGCTTAGTATTATTTCCAACGCTGAAATCAAAGCTCAACAAATTGAAGAAGAAGCACAAAGGCGCAGCGAAATGAGAATCACTTTATTTCAAAGCCTTATAACCGTAGGTCCAACGTGGGAGCAGATCCGAGAAAAAATCTGCCAGATTATCAATCAAATACGGGAAGCTTACGTTGTCTACGATCCCGAGTCAAAAAGCCTTGACGAACTTAAAGATGAACTAGCGCAACTCCAGTTTGAGAACCAGTACCCCTCCGAAGCAAATGAAGCGAGCGACGAATTCAGTTTAAAGCCACGACCGGAGCAAGTAGCCCCCTTTATACCAAATCTAATACAAGCAGGATGTATGCAGTCGGCACCTGTTAAGGAGCCCCCAAGCGAGTTTGAACTGACTCTAATGGCTACTTATCCTGCAATCATCTGCCCTTTATCTGGAGAAATAATGACAAATCCTGTTGTCACCAGTGATGGCATTTCTTACCAAAAAAATGCGTTCGAAAAAGCGCAAAAAAAAGGGAAATTCCAGAAGCCAGTCATCTCTTTCCCAAATATTACACTCAGACAAATGATAGCCGACCTGCTAGATGGCACGCCTGGAGAAACAATTCTGCAGAATTATCACTGTGCTATCTCTTTAGAGCCTTTCCAGTATCCAGCGGTTGCAAGTGACGGTCACACTTACGAACGCAATGAAATAACGCTCTGGATAGCCCAATTTCCATTTGGTCATGCGATTCGAAGTCCCATTCAGGGCTTGCCGTTAAGCGCGCGAACACTAATCAATAACTACTCCTTCGGCCAGCTCCTTAAACAGTTAAAGGCACATTATTTGGCCACAATTTCGGTCGCAGAAAATGACCGTTCAGATCCCATAATTGTCTACTCACCTGAATGA
- the ccsB gene encoding c-type cytochrome biogenesis protein CcsB, with protein MKKLLVSTSLYNICAGAYVLALFLYALNLSLKRERIRQIATTIVALGFLTQTIGMGFRWFEAGLIELDAYRLSTGEELHGIAYWQVLTQHPPWSNLYEIMVYMGWGLILVFLICEVKWKPPFVGVFALLLALTALGIASLTDGKIKPLVPALKSWWIMVHVISASIAYAAGTIGAVSSFLYLVKDESRVPLRKIALWVALVLLASGGLVFLNGEMSVWNMSLFGFICLVQIFVGLVFLYPTKIRSLLPSSEQLDHIAYSNILVSFALMAVVLVTGALWAHYAWGRYWAWDPKETGALVIWITYALYLHTRITYGWAGPKSAVIGVVGFFIIIAGFLGVNLGWFADGLHSYGSS; from the coding sequence TTGAAAAAATTGTTAGTCAGCACCAGTCTATATAATATCTGCGCCGGCGCCTATGTGCTGGCTTTATTTCTGTATGCTTTAAACTTAAGTCTGAAGCGCGAACGAATTCGGCAAATCGCTACGACTATTGTTGCCCTGGGATTTTTAACCCAAACGATTGGGATGGGCTTTCGCTGGTTTGAAGCTGGTTTGATTGAGCTTGATGCTTATAGACTTAGTACCGGGGAAGAGCTCCACGGGATCGCTTATTGGCAAGTGCTCACCCAGCATCCGCCCTGGTCAAACTTATACGAGATTATGGTCTATATGGGTTGGGGGCTCATCCTGGTCTTCTTGATTTGCGAAGTTAAATGGAAGCCGCCTTTTGTTGGCGTGTTTGCTTTGCTTTTAGCGCTCACTGCTTTGGGGATTGCTTCGTTGACGGATGGCAAAATCAAGCCGTTGGTGCCGGCGCTCAAAAGCTGGTGGATTATGGTCCATGTGATTAGCGCCTCGATTGCGTATGCGGCGGGAACCATTGGTGCGGTGTCTAGCTTTCTTTATTTGGTCAAGGACGAAAGCCGTGTGCCCTTGCGGAAAATCGCGCTTTGGGTGGCGCTCGTATTACTGGCAAGCGGCGGGCTCGTATTTTTAAATGGCGAAATGAGCGTTTGGAATATGAGTTTGTTTGGCTTTATTTGCTTGGTGCAGATATTTGTTGGCTTGGTGTTTTTATATCCTACGAAAATACGTAGTTTATTGCCTTCTTCTGAGCAGCTTGATCATATTGCTTATTCAAATATTTTGGTCTCGTTTGCCCTCATGGCGGTGGTGTTGGTAACCGGGGCGCTTTGGGCACATTATGCTTGGGGTCGTTACTGGGCTTGGGATCCGAAAGAAACAGGCGCCTTGGTGATTTGGATTACCTATGCTCTGTACTTACACACCCGCATCACCTATGGTTGGGCCGGACCAAAATCCGCTGTGATTGGAGTGGTTGGATTTTTTATTATTATTGCAGGCTTTTTAGGGGTTAACCTAGGGTGGTTTGCAGACGGATTACATAGTTATGGAAGCTCTTAG
- a CDS encoding cytochrome c biogenesis protein ResB, with amino-acid sequence MRRLYHYTFRLFASLKLTLVIFIGLGIALFTGMFWDQTKPLATHLQNIKAPLVRDAFLFLELHDVYHSWWFGILVLLLALNLIGCSIARLPKIWVDARNPHLLLDNYLLRKASQKAVLIVNQVSTSIFSAKEKRWQEGDTIYIFFERHKYARCGVYIIHTALLFIMFGSIAATQLGVDGMMLIPEGQFSQIVQAKGVGGKTYSHRLNFVIQCSDFRLKTYADGSPMAYESDLAIFSPDNLETPVVSKTIRVNDPLEYQGYTFYQASYQSLDGEKLVNLKIAPRGGKSRTVQVKPGEPVAFDKNSLKVTELFEDYAGLGSAVQIELNGSEFVVFRKQPKFDAEVRRGEQEIIFAGFDEPYATGISVGKVPGAYFVFAGFILMFFGLAMAFGMNQRRYYAKVTQLENGEFELTLAGVCNRYPQAFRQEFEKIVSQHQSI; translated from the coding sequence ATGCGGCGCCTCTATCACTACACCTTTCGATTGTTTGCTTCTTTGAAGTTGACACTGGTGATTTTTATAGGTCTGGGCATCGCACTTTTTACCGGCATGTTCTGGGACCAAACCAAGCCTCTGGCTACCCATCTTCAGAATATTAAGGCGCCCTTAGTACGCGATGCATTTTTGTTTTTAGAGCTGCATGATGTTTACCATTCCTGGTGGTTCGGGATTTTAGTGCTGCTGCTGGCTTTGAATCTGATCGGCTGCTCAATCGCCAGGCTGCCTAAGATTTGGGTAGACGCTCGAAATCCGCATTTGCTTTTGGATAATTATTTACTGCGCAAAGCTTCTCAAAAAGCGGTGTTGATCGTTAATCAAGTCAGCACCAGCATTTTTTCTGCTAAAGAGAAGCGCTGGCAAGAAGGCGATACCATCTATATCTTTTTTGAACGGCATAAATATGCCCGCTGCGGTGTCTATATTATCCATACAGCTTTGCTATTTATTATGTTCGGCTCAATCGCTGCTACCCAGCTGGGGGTCGATGGTATGATGCTGATTCCTGAGGGGCAGTTTAGCCAAATCGTCCAGGCTAAAGGCGTTGGCGGCAAGACTTATTCGCATCGTTTGAACTTTGTTATCCAGTGCAGTGATTTTAGGCTGAAGACCTACGCGGATGGTAGCCCGATGGCATATGAATCGGATTTGGCTATTTTTTCGCCTGATAATCTGGAAACGCCGGTAGTATCCAAAACTATCCGGGTGAACGACCCGCTTGAATATCAAGGTTACACTTTCTACCAGGCTTCCTACCAGTCCCTGGATGGCGAAAAACTAGTCAATCTCAAAATCGCACCTCGCGGCGGCAAGTCTCGCACAGTGCAGGTTAAGCCGGGCGAGCCGGTTGCATTTGACAAAAACTCGCTCAAAGTCACCGAGCTTTTTGAGGACTATGCTGGCCTGGGCAGCGCAGTGCAAATCGAGCTTAATGGTTCCGAGTTCGTCGTGTTTCGCAAGCAGCCAAAGTTTGATGCTGAAGTCAGACGGGGTGAGCAAGAGATTATTTTTGCCGGCTTCGATGAGCCTTATGCGACAGGTATTAGCGTGGGTAAAGTGCCGGGTGCCTATTTCGTCTTTGCTGGCTTTATCTTAATGTTTTTTGGCCTGGCCATGGCGTTTGGCATGAACCAGCGCCGCTATTACGCCAAAGTTACCCAGCTAGAAAACGGCGAGTTTGAGCTTACATTGGCCGGCGTTTGTAACCGGTACCCCCAAGCATTTCGACAGGAGTTTGAAAAAATTGTTAGTCAGCACCAGTCTATATAA